From a single Kitasatospora azatica KCTC 9699 genomic region:
- a CDS encoding alpha/beta fold hydrolase, with protein MRSDPSTVEETAVAVPGGELAVLRWPAVDPGAPTVLALHGITANALAWGAVARELAGRVTLVAPDLRGRAGSAAVAGPYGLARHAADAALVLGELAAGHGPVAVAGHSMGAWVTTLLALRRPELVRQVLLVDGAVSFPLPADAAADQALAAVLGPALARLSMTFADRAGYAAFWRAHPAWPSLDQDAMAPYLERDLTGTEPQLRSACVREAVETDGAQVLFDPEAAAAVHALRCPAELLWAERGLLDQPQGLYDRSRLAGLDLTNSQVPGTNHYSVLMGAPGAAVVAQRILAAAGVA; from the coding sequence ATGCGTTCTGACCCGTCCACCGTCGAGGAGACGGCCGTCGCCGTTCCCGGCGGCGAACTCGCCGTGCTGCGCTGGCCGGCCGTCGACCCGGGCGCGCCCACCGTACTGGCGCTGCACGGGATCACCGCCAACGCACTGGCCTGGGGCGCGGTGGCCCGCGAACTGGCCGGCCGGGTCACCCTGGTGGCCCCGGACCTACGCGGCCGGGCCGGCAGTGCGGCGGTGGCCGGTCCGTACGGCCTGGCCCGGCACGCCGCGGACGCGGCCCTGGTGCTGGGCGAACTCGCCGCAGGACACGGGCCGGTGGCGGTGGCGGGCCACTCGATGGGTGCCTGGGTGACCACCCTGCTGGCACTGCGACGCCCCGAGCTGGTGCGCCAAGTCCTGCTGGTGGACGGCGCGGTGAGCTTTCCGTTGCCAGCGGATGCGGCCGCGGACCAGGCGTTGGCCGCGGTGCTCGGCCCGGCGCTGGCCCGGCTCTCGATGACCTTCGCCGACCGGGCCGGCTATGCCGCGTTCTGGCGGGCCCACCCGGCCTGGCCGAGCCTGGACCAGGACGCGATGGCGCCCTACCTCGAGCGCGATCTGACCGGCACCGAGCCGCAGTTGAGGTCAGCCTGCGTGCGGGAGGCGGTCGAGACCGACGGCGCCCAGGTGCTGTTCGACCCCGAGGCGGCCGCCGCGGTGCACGCGCTGCGCTGCCCCGCCGAGCTGCTGTGGGCCGAGCGCGGGCTGCTCGACCAGCCGCAGGGCCTCTACGACCGGTCGCGGCTGGCCGGTCTGGATCTGACGAACAGTCAAGTACCGGGCACCAACCACTACTCGGTCCTGATGGGTGCGCCTGGCGCGGCCGTGGTGGCGCAGCGGATCCTCGCGGCGGCGGGCGTGGCCTGA
- a CDS encoding polysaccharide deacetylase family protein, translating into MSSISRRTVLSAGAATAALGALTACGSGGGSHQDSAKGGASSSAGSPSGTPSDSAVPSPSGKAAPIGDGSTSDTGPQPNQPKFEKLKPGERPPQFVVFSWDGAGATDDGQFARFLKLAEEHKATFTFFLSGIYCLPGGKKDLYHPPQHSVGASDIPYLSDGAVKNTIKLISQAWLQGHEIGTHFNGHFCSTRPDKNGVNKWSPEDWESEIQQAIGFVTQWKTNTGFTDVPAFPFDYRKELIGGRTPCLDGQKGLLPTAAKLGWKYDASSPGEKQMWPQKVQDGKIWNFPLQSIPYPGHTFEVLSMDYNIMANQSNGNPKGDQGQFNAWRDAAHQSYLTGFERAYNGNRAPLFIGNHFEQWNGGIYMDAVEATIKDIADKPEVKLVSFRQLVEWLELQDESTLRKLRTLGIGQAPSGGWESFLGAAGAPAASPSH; encoded by the coding sequence ATGAGCAGCATCTCGCGCAGGACCGTGCTGAGCGCCGGCGCGGCCACCGCCGCCCTCGGAGCACTGACCGCGTGCGGAAGCGGGGGCGGCTCGCATCAGGACAGCGCCAAGGGCGGCGCCTCCTCCTCCGCCGGTTCGCCCTCCGGTACACCGAGCGACTCCGCCGTCCCGTCGCCGTCCGGCAAGGCGGCGCCGATCGGCGACGGCTCCACCTCGGACACCGGCCCGCAGCCCAACCAGCCGAAGTTCGAGAAGCTCAAGCCCGGTGAGCGCCCGCCGCAGTTCGTGGTCTTCTCCTGGGACGGCGCGGGCGCCACCGACGACGGCCAGTTCGCCCGCTTCCTCAAGCTCGCCGAGGAGCACAAGGCCACCTTCACCTTCTTCCTCTCCGGCATCTACTGCCTTCCCGGCGGCAAGAAGGACCTCTACCACCCGCCGCAGCACTCGGTCGGCGCCTCCGACATCCCTTACCTGTCGGACGGCGCGGTCAAGAACACCATCAAGCTGATCAGCCAGGCCTGGCTGCAGGGGCACGAGATCGGCACCCACTTCAACGGGCACTTCTGCTCCACCCGGCCGGACAAGAACGGCGTGAACAAGTGGTCGCCGGAGGACTGGGAGAGCGAGATCCAGCAGGCGATCGGCTTCGTCACCCAGTGGAAGACCAACACCGGCTTCACCGACGTGCCGGCCTTCCCGTTCGACTACCGCAAGGAGTTGATCGGCGGCCGCACTCCGTGCCTGGACGGCCAGAAGGGCCTGCTGCCGACCGCCGCCAAGCTGGGCTGGAAGTACGACGCGAGCTCGCCCGGCGAGAAGCAGATGTGGCCGCAGAAGGTCCAGGACGGCAAGATCTGGAACTTCCCGCTGCAGTCGATACCGTATCCGGGACACACCTTCGAGGTGCTGTCGATGGACTACAACATCATGGCCAACCAGTCGAACGGCAACCCCAAGGGCGACCAGGGCCAGTTCAACGCCTGGCGCGACGCCGCCCACCAGAGCTACCTGACCGGCTTCGAGCGGGCCTACAACGGCAACCGGGCACCGCTGTTCATCGGGAACCACTTCGAGCAGTGGAACGGCGGCATCTACATGGACGCCGTCGAGGCGACCATCAAGGACATCGCGGACAAGCCGGAGGTCAAGCTGGTCTCGTTCCGCCAGCTGGTGGAGTGGCTGGAGCTGCAGGACGAGTCCACCCTGCGCAAGCTGCGCACGCTGGGCATCGGCCAGGCACCGAGCGGCGGCTGGGAGAGCTTCCTGGGCGCGGCGGGTGCCCCCGCCGCCTCCCCCAGCCACTGA
- a CDS encoding DedA family protein, with translation MGSAALVTSSWFCVLAVLAVLGDAFLPFLPSGTLVILAVLKTSSVTGAPIVLAIAVALASFLGDVLLLTLARRGAPFLRRRLSRRPQLAASVRRVQQALDERTSRTAAVVVIVARFVPGGRTVLDLAMGHSPQHARRFLRWSALAALIWAGYIVALGWLNLHVFNTTWLSLLVSCAAATSISAAVARLVRRNRRLSATALPLTDALTDAA, from the coding sequence ATGGGTAGTGCGGCGCTTGTGACGTCGTCCTGGTTCTGCGTGCTGGCGGTGCTGGCGGTCCTCGGCGACGCCTTCCTGCCGTTCCTGCCGAGCGGCACCCTGGTGATCCTGGCGGTCCTCAAGACCTCCTCGGTGACCGGCGCGCCGATCGTGCTGGCCATCGCCGTCGCGCTCGCCTCCTTCCTCGGCGACGTCCTGCTGCTCACCCTGGCCCGGCGCGGCGCACCCTTCCTGCGCCGCCGGCTGAGCCGACGTCCGCAACTGGCCGCGAGCGTACGGCGGGTGCAGCAGGCCCTGGACGAGCGGACCAGCCGGACGGCCGCCGTCGTGGTGATCGTGGCCCGCTTCGTACCCGGCGGGCGGACCGTGCTCGACCTGGCCATGGGGCACTCGCCGCAGCACGCCCGGCGGTTCCTGCGCTGGTCGGCGCTGGCCGCGCTGATCTGGGCCGGCTACATCGTGGCCCTGGGCTGGCTCAATCTGCACGTGTTCAACACCACCTGGCTGAGCCTGCTGGTCTCCTGCGCCGCGGCCACCTCGATCAGCGCCGCCGTCGCCCGGCTGGTCCGCCGCAACCGGCGCCTGTCGGCCACCGCGCTTCCCCTCACCGACGCCCTCACCGACGCCGCCTGA
- a CDS encoding multidrug effflux MFS transporter, which yields MPDTPQTALSPAAVPDSAPAASNGAKVGLLLTLVLGSLAALAPLSMDMYLPALPRITTGLHTQDALVQLTLTACLVGLALGQLVAGPLSDALGRRRPLLVGLALYAAATACCALAPDVRVLIVCRVVQGLSGAAGIVISRAVVRDLFDGLAAARFAATLMLVSGSAPLLAPILGGQVLRFTSWRGVFAVLAALGVVIFVTASVLVRETLPRERRRAGGLPDTLRTMRALLADRLFSAYLLTVACGFGALFAFIAGSPYVVQEVFHGSAQAYSLIFALVELGLVGMAQLTGRLLLGRFDSHRVQLTGVLLLVLAAVALVLMSSVWHAGLVPVTAGLFTMAAALGVVAPPSSALALQRAPHAAGTASALLGTMQFLTGAIAPALVGLGGHASALPMAVVILGAAVAALGVFVALARPWSPIPDPLRA from the coding sequence ATGCCGGATACTCCCCAGACCGCCCTCTCCCCCGCCGCCGTGCCCGACAGCGCGCCGGCCGCGAGCAACGGCGCCAAGGTCGGTCTGCTGCTGACCCTGGTGCTGGGCTCGCTGGCCGCCCTGGCACCGCTCTCGATGGACATGTACCTGCCCGCGCTGCCCCGGATCACCACCGGGCTGCACACCCAGGACGCACTGGTCCAGTTGACCCTGACGGCCTGTCTGGTCGGGCTCGCGCTCGGCCAGCTGGTGGCCGGGCCGCTGAGCGACGCACTGGGCCGGCGCCGGCCGCTGCTGGTGGGCCTGGCGCTGTATGCGGCCGCCACCGCCTGCTGTGCGCTGGCGCCCGACGTCCGGGTGCTGATCGTCTGCCGGGTGGTGCAGGGGCTATCCGGTGCGGCCGGCATCGTGATCTCCCGGGCCGTGGTCCGGGACCTCTTCGACGGGCTGGCCGCAGCCCGGTTCGCCGCCACCCTGATGCTGGTCTCCGGCTCGGCGCCGCTGCTGGCACCGATCCTGGGCGGGCAGGTGCTGCGGTTCACCTCCTGGCGCGGGGTGTTCGCGGTGCTGGCCGCGCTGGGGGTGGTGATCTTTGTCACGGCGTCGGTCCTGGTCCGCGAGACGCTGCCGCGTGAACGACGGCGCGCGGGCGGACTGCCGGACACCCTGCGGACCATGCGCGCGCTGCTGGCCGACCGGCTGTTCAGCGCCTATCTGCTGACCGTCGCCTGCGGCTTCGGGGCGCTGTTCGCCTTCATCGCCGGCTCGCCCTACGTGGTGCAGGAGGTGTTCCACGGCTCGGCGCAGGCCTACAGCCTGATCTTCGCACTGGTCGAGCTGGGCCTGGTGGGCATGGCGCAGCTGACCGGGCGGCTGCTGCTCGGCCGGTTCGACTCGCACCGGGTCCAGTTGACCGGCGTGCTGCTGCTGGTGCTGGCCGCGGTGGCACTGGTGCTGATGTCCTCGGTCTGGCACGCGGGACTGGTGCCGGTCACCGCCGGGCTGTTCACGATGGCGGCCGCGCTCGGCGTGGTCGCGCCGCCCAGCTCCGCCCTGGCGCTGCAGCGGGCGCCGCACGCGGCCGGTACGGCCTCCGCGCTGCTGGGCACCATGCAGTTCCTCACCGGGGCGATCGCGCCCGCACTGGTCGGGCTCGGCGGGCACGCCAGCGCGCTGCCGATGGCGGTGGTGATCCTCGGCGCCGCGGTCGCGGCGCTGGGCGTCTTCGTGGCGCTGGCCCGACCCTGGTCGCCGATCCCGGACCCACTGCGGGCCTGA
- a CDS encoding LLM class flavin-dependent oxidoreductase, which translates to MTSEEQQSRAETPRADIRGVVRGTAPAPLSILDLATVGAGHTAAEALAATTELARSAEAWGYHRFWVAEHHGMPGVASSTPAVLIAHLGAHTSTLRLGSGGVMLPNHAPLAIAEQFGLLEALHPGRIDLGLGRAPGSDPATARALRRGAADDADEFPRQLAELTHFLDGDFPDGHPYARLAAVPRGPERPPLWLLGSSGFSARLAGRLGLPFAFAHHFSAANTVPALELYRSHFQPSAVLAEPYALIGVSAVAVPEGGVEAARYLAASAGLGMLRLRQGRPGPIPTPEEAASHPYSPAEADFLDSWLANVVLGEPGQVADGLEELRKRTGADELMVTSHIHGQQARLRSYGLIAQAYGLTG; encoded by the coding sequence ATGACCAGCGAGGAGCAGCAGAGCCGGGCCGAGACCCCTCGGGCCGACATCAGGGGCGTGGTCCGGGGCACCGCCCCCGCCCCGCTCTCGATCCTCGACCTGGCCACAGTCGGCGCCGGCCACACCGCCGCCGAGGCACTGGCCGCCACCACCGAGCTGGCCCGCAGCGCCGAGGCCTGGGGCTACCACCGGTTCTGGGTGGCCGAGCACCACGGCATGCCGGGTGTGGCCAGCTCCACCCCCGCCGTGCTGATCGCCCACCTCGGCGCGCACACCAGCACGCTGCGCCTCGGCTCGGGCGGCGTGATGCTGCCCAACCACGCGCCGCTGGCCATAGCCGAGCAGTTCGGCCTGCTCGAGGCGCTGCACCCGGGCCGGATCGACCTCGGCCTGGGCCGCGCGCCCGGTAGCGACCCGGCCACCGCCCGCGCGCTGCGTCGCGGCGCGGCGGACGACGCCGACGAGTTCCCGCGCCAGCTCGCCGAGCTGACCCACTTCCTGGACGGCGACTTCCCCGACGGACACCCGTACGCCCGGCTGGCCGCCGTGCCGCGCGGCCCCGAGCGGCCGCCGCTCTGGCTGCTCGGCTCCTCCGGATTCAGCGCCCGGCTGGCCGGCCGGCTCGGCCTGCCGTTCGCCTTCGCGCACCACTTCAGCGCCGCCAACACGGTGCCCGCGCTGGAGCTCTACCGCTCGCACTTCCAGCCCTCCGCGGTGCTGGCCGAGCCCTACGCGCTGATCGGGGTGAGTGCGGTGGCGGTGCCCGAGGGCGGGGTCGAGGCGGCCCGCTACCTCGCCGCCTCCGCCGGGCTCGGCATGCTGCGGCTGCGCCAGGGCCGGCCCGGGCCGATCCCCACCCCCGAGGAGGCCGCGAGCCACCCGTACAGCCCGGCCGAGGCCGACTTCCTGGACTCCTGGCTGGCCAACGTGGTGCTCGGCGAGCCCGGCCAGGTGGCCGACGGCCTGGAGGAGCTGCGCAAGCGCACCGGCGCCGACGAGCTGATGGTCACCTCGCACATCCACGGCCAGCAGGCCCGGCTGCGCTCCTACGGACTGATCGCCCAGGCCTACGGGCTGACGGGGTGA
- a CDS encoding putative bifunctional diguanylate cyclase/phosphodiesterase, which yields MRGRNEGADAHQQGVRQETVHPALDTLREPVARAVPIHLPPPSHCPNCATPLPAAVTPDADELLAALRASESRFRAAFADAGIGMLLIDSDDLVIEANPAFAAMLGREPHELVRMHIHEIIDREDSPRRLYRELVAGRRDRVRVEKRLNHREGREVWSSVTISLIRDAEGLPYYTLAMFEDVTERRRLGDRLAYQALHDPLTRLPNRTLFFERLNAACSLAADGDQSAGGRRVGICYVDLDGFAAINDTLGHHIGDQLLSAVAARLERRFATGDGQLVARLGGDEFAVLVPDSEGSEQLTTLAAELLTVLERPFDVAGHRLAVTASVGVVERPVSSTSPTDLVKDADATLYWSKADGRARWTLYDRDRGAHQLTKRLLTTALRPALERGEFTVEYQPLVGLADGTVHGAEALVRWRHPRFGTLSPDRFIPLAEESGAIVPLGKWVLEESCRQARGWLAEFPDTEAFVSVNLAARQVWDSDVVADVAQVLDRTGLPARLLQLELTESAVLGPGGRPLQALQALADMGVRIAIDDFGTGYSNLAYLSRLPVHALKLDGTFIEGFRDPAPLGRPEPRSRRSEADAQIVVAMVRLAHDLGLTVTAEGIESAAQAERLRLTGCDTAQGWFFARPGDATLVAAILREGRVRTTGAEWSPVAP from the coding sequence GTGCGAGGCCGGAACGAGGGGGCCGACGCACACCAGCAGGGCGTGCGCCAGGAGACAGTGCACCCCGCCCTCGATACCCTGCGCGAGCCCGTCGCCAGGGCCGTCCCGATCCATCTGCCGCCGCCCTCGCACTGCCCCAACTGCGCCACCCCGCTGCCCGCCGCGGTCACCCCCGACGCCGACGAACTGCTGGCCGCCCTGCGGGCCAGCGAGTCGCGGTTCCGCGCGGCCTTCGCGGACGCCGGCATCGGCATGCTGCTGATCGACAGCGACGACCTGGTGATCGAGGCCAACCCGGCCTTCGCCGCGATGCTCGGGCGCGAGCCGCACGAGCTGGTGCGGATGCACATCCACGAGATCATCGACCGGGAGGACTCGCCGCGCCGGCTCTACCGCGAGCTGGTGGCCGGGCGGCGCGACCGGGTGCGGGTGGAGAAGCGGCTCAACCACCGCGAGGGGCGCGAGGTCTGGAGCAGCGTCACCATCTCGCTGATCCGCGACGCCGAGGGGCTGCCCTACTACACGCTGGCGATGTTCGAGGACGTCACCGAGCGCCGCCGGCTCGGCGACCGGCTCGCCTACCAGGCGCTGCACGATCCGCTGACCAGGCTGCCCAACCGCACCCTCTTCTTCGAGCGGCTCAACGCCGCCTGCAGCCTCGCCGCCGACGGCGACCAGTCGGCCGGCGGGCGCCGGGTCGGCATCTGCTACGTGGACCTGGACGGCTTCGCCGCGATCAACGACACCCTCGGCCACCACATCGGTGACCAGCTGCTCAGCGCCGTGGCGGCCCGGCTCGAACGGCGGTTCGCCACCGGCGACGGGCAGTTGGTGGCCCGCCTGGGCGGCGACGAGTTCGCGGTGCTGGTCCCGGACAGCGAGGGCAGCGAGCAGCTGACCACGCTGGCGGCCGAGCTGCTCACCGTGCTGGAGCGGCCGTTCGACGTGGCGGGGCACCGGCTGGCGGTCACCGCCAGCGTCGGGGTGGTCGAACGTCCCGTCAGTTCCACCAGCCCGACCGACCTGGTGAAGGACGCCGACGCGACCCTCTACTGGTCCAAGGCGGACGGCCGGGCCCGCTGGACCCTCTACGACCGCGACCGCGGCGCCCACCAGCTGACCAAGCGGCTGCTCACCACCGCGCTGCGTCCGGCGCTGGAGCGCGGCGAGTTCACCGTCGAGTACCAGCCGCTGGTCGGCCTGGCCGACGGCACGGTGCACGGCGCCGAGGCGCTGGTGCGCTGGCGGCACCCGCGGTTCGGCACCCTGTCGCCGGACCGGTTCATCCCGCTGGCCGAGGAGTCGGGGGCGATCGTGCCGCTCGGCAAGTGGGTGCTGGAGGAGTCCTGCCGACAGGCCCGCGGCTGGCTGGCCGAGTTCCCGGACACCGAGGCCTTCGTCAGCGTGAACCTGGCGGCCCGTCAGGTCTGGGACTCGGACGTGGTGGCCGACGTGGCCCAGGTGCTGGACCGCACCGGTCTGCCGGCCCGGCTGCTGCAGTTGGAGCTGACCGAGAGCGCGGTGCTCGGGCCCGGCGGGCGTCCGCTGCAGGCGCTGCAGGCGCTGGCCGACATGGGCGTGCGGATCGCGATCGACGACTTCGGCACCGGCTACTCCAACCTGGCCTATCTGTCCCGGCTGCCGGTGCACGCCCTGAAACTGGACGGAACGTTCATCGAGGGCTTCCGCGACCCGGCCCCGCTCGGCCGCCCCGAGCCGCGCTCGCGGCGCAGCGAGGCGGACGCGCAGATCGTCGTCGCGATGGTGCGGCTCGCCCACGACCTGGGGCTGACCGTGACGGCCGAGGGGATCGAGAGCGCGGCGCAGGCCGAGCGGCTGCGGCTGACCGGGTGCGACACCGCGCAGGGCTGGTTCTTCGCACGGCCCGGCGACGCCACGCTGGTCGCCGCGATACTGCGCGAGGGACGGGTCAGGACCACCGGCGCCGAGTGGTCACCGGTGGCACCCTGA
- a CDS encoding OsmC family protein gives MATTRTAHTVWEGNLLKGSGVVTFDSSGIGSQPVSWPARAEQANGKTSPEELIAGAHSSCYSMALSHGLDGAGTPPTRLETKADVTFQPGEGITGIHLTVRAEVPGLDAEAFQAAAEDAKKNCPVSQALTGTTITLTAELI, from the coding sequence GTGGCAACCACTCGTACGGCGCACACCGTCTGGGAGGGCAATCTCCTCAAGGGCTCGGGCGTGGTGACCTTCGACTCGTCCGGCATCGGCAGCCAGCCGGTGTCCTGGCCCGCGCGGGCGGAGCAGGCCAACGGGAAGACCAGTCCCGAGGAGCTCATCGCGGGCGCGCACTCGTCCTGCTACTCGATGGCCCTGTCGCACGGCCTGGACGGCGCCGGCACCCCGCCCACCCGGCTGGAGACGAAGGCCGACGTGACCTTCCAGCCCGGTGAGGGCATCACCGGCATCCACCTGACCGTGCGCGCCGAGGTGCCCGGCCTGGACGCGGAGGCCTTCCAGGCGGCCGCCGAGGACGCCAAGAAGAACTGCCCGGTGAGCCAGGCGCTGACCGGCACCACCATCACGCTGACGGCCGAGCTCATCTGA
- a CDS encoding VOC family protein, whose product MPVRDSYPDGAPCWVDLTTSDPLGAQDFYGPILGWEFQELGPAYNGYTMCLSEGRPAAALMPPPSGGEKLPPAWNVYLATADLDAVYERVARCGGTAVFGPHQVPGAGRLAFAFDPAGAAFGLWQPAGHQGAAVYGEPGAMCWHELATPEGEQSDAFFAELFPYQQKQVGDGRTFDYTAWSVPGSDGLPVCGRYRTAVRQPYWSTYFAVVEADHAAEQVSGLGGRVLREPFDSPYGRMVPCADPTGAQVTFCQMP is encoded by the coding sequence ATGCCCGTGCGCGACTCCTACCCCGACGGCGCCCCCTGCTGGGTCGACCTGACCACCTCCGACCCGCTCGGCGCCCAGGACTTCTACGGACCCATCCTGGGCTGGGAGTTCCAGGAGCTCGGGCCGGCCTACAACGGCTACACCATGTGCCTGAGCGAGGGCCGCCCGGCCGCCGCGCTGATGCCACCCCCGAGCGGTGGCGAGAAGCTGCCGCCGGCCTGGAACGTCTACCTGGCCACCGCCGACCTGGACGCCGTCTACGAGCGCGTCGCGCGCTGCGGCGGCACGGCGGTGTTCGGCCCGCACCAGGTGCCGGGCGCGGGCCGGCTGGCCTTCGCCTTCGACCCGGCCGGCGCCGCCTTCGGCCTCTGGCAGCCGGCCGGCCACCAGGGCGCGGCCGTCTACGGCGAGCCGGGCGCGATGTGCTGGCACGAGCTGGCCACTCCCGAGGGCGAGCAGAGCGACGCCTTCTTCGCCGAGCTCTTCCCGTACCAGCAGAAGCAGGTCGGCGACGGCCGGACCTTCGACTACACGGCCTGGAGCGTGCCGGGCTCGGACGGCCTGCCGGTCTGCGGCCGCTACCGCACCGCGGTGCGCCAGCCGTACTGGTCGACGTACTTCGCGGTGGTCGAGGCCGACCATGCGGCGGAGCAGGTGTCCGGCCTGGGCGGGCGGGTGCTGCGCGAGCCGTTCGACTCCCCGTACGGCCGAATGGTGCCCTGCGCCGACCCGACCGGAGCGCAGGTGACCTTCTGTCAGATGCCGTGA
- a CDS encoding chorismate mutase, protein MTEQPTTLDDIDPEVRAELAGLRQSIDNIDAAVVHMLAERFKATQRVGTLKAAHHLPAADPARERDQIKRLRELAAGAHLDPVFAEKFLNFIIAEVIRHHEAIAQDVSGK, encoded by the coding sequence ATGACCGAGCAGCCCACCACCCTGGACGACATCGACCCCGAGGTCCGTGCCGAGCTGGCCGGGCTGCGGCAGAGCATCGACAACATCGACGCCGCCGTGGTCCACATGCTCGCCGAGCGCTTCAAGGCCACCCAGCGGGTGGGCACCCTGAAGGCGGCCCACCACCTGCCGGCCGCCGATCCGGCCCGCGAGCGGGACCAGATCAAGCGGCTGCGGGAGCTGGCGGCGGGTGCGCATCTGGACCCGGTCTTCGCGGAGAAGTTCCTCAACTTCATCATCGCGGAGGTGATCCGCCATCACGAGGCGATCGCCCAGGATGTCAGCGGCAAGTAG